A DNA window from Theobroma cacao cultivar B97-61/B2 chromosome 5, Criollo_cocoa_genome_V2, whole genome shotgun sequence contains the following coding sequences:
- the LOC18598225 gene encoding uncharacterized protein LOC18598225, whose product MAGGVNRKISAASARAHTRKSNQSTSFKLPPGIFQKILAVLFVGILSWVYQAIQPPPPKIWGSPNGPTVTAPRIKLRDRRYLAYKEHGVPRDVAKYKIIYVHGFNSGRHNAAVATTLSPEVVEELGIYIVSFDRPGYGESDPNPKRTVKSMALDIEELADQLGLGSKFYVIGYSMGGQVIWSCLKYIPNRLAGVTLLAPAVNYWWPHFPVNISNEAFNQKTPQDQWVIRVAHYTPWLVYWWNTQKLFPASSVLAGNSDILSSQDKEIMSQISARKNFASQQVTQQGEFESLHRDLIVGQGAWEFDPLDLENPFPNNEGFVHLWHGNQDRIVPVTMNRYIAQQLPWILYHELSGAGHFFPLADGTSNAIIKALLVGE is encoded by the exons ATGGCGGGAGGAGTTAACAGGAAGATATCAGCAGCATCAGCCAGGGCTCACACCAGAAAATCTAATCAGAGCACTTCTTTCAAGCTTCCTCCAG GTATATTCCAGAAAATACTAGCAGTCTTGTTTGTGGGGATTTTGTCATGGGTTTACCAGGCGATCCAACCACCTCCACCCAAGATATGGGGCTCTCCTAATGGGCCTACTGTTACAGCACCAAGAATAAAGCTTCGAGATAGAAGGTATTTGGCCTACAAAGAACATGGTGTTCCAAGAGATGTGGCCAAGTATAAAATTATCTATGTGCATGGTTTCAATTCTGGTAGGCATAATGCTGCTGTTGCAACTACTCTATCTCCG GAAGTTGTTGAGGAGTTAGGGATCTACATTGTGTCTTTTGACAGACCAGGTTATGGAGAAAGTGATCCTAATCCAAAACGAACAGTAAAGAGCATGGCCTTGGATATAGAGGAGCTTGCTGATCAGTTAGGACTAGGATCCAAATTCTATGTAATTGGCTATTCCATGGGTGGGCAGGTGATTTGGAGTTGTCTCAAGTACATCCCTAACAG GTTAGCGGGAGTGACACTATTAGCTCCAGCTGTTAACTATTGGTGGCCTCATTTTCCTGTAAACATATCTAATGAAGCTTTCAATCAGAAGACACCTCAAGACCAATGGGTTATCCGTGTTGCTCACTACACTCCATGGCTTGTCTATTGGTGGAACACTCAAAAATTGTTCCCTGCTTCTAGTGTTTTAGCTGGCAATTCTGATATTTTGTCCAGCCAGGACAAAGAAATTATGTCTCAGATTTCtgcaagaaagaattttgcg TCACAACAAGTTACTCAGCAAGGAGAATTCGAGTCCCTTCATCGTGATCTTATAGTTGGACAAGGAGCCTGGGAATTTGATCCTTTGGATCTGGAAAATCCATTTCCCAACAATGAGGGTTTTGTACACCTTTGGCATGGGAATCAGGATAGAATTGTGCCCGTTACGATGAACCGCTACATTGCCCAACAACTTCCCTGGATACTCTACCATGAGCTTTCAGGTGCTGGGCATTTCTTTCCTCTAGCTGATGGGACTTCCAATGCTATCATAAAGGCACTTTTAGTTGGAGAATAG
- the LOC18598224 gene encoding uncharacterized protein LOC18598224, whose product MAGVNRKISAASARAHTRRAKENTSFKLPSGIFTKILLVLSVGILAWAYQAIQPPLPKTCGSPDGLPVTASRIKLKDGRHLAYKEHGVPRDKAKYKIVFVHGFDCCRHDAVVATTLSLEIVETLGVYIVSFDRPGYGESDPNPRRTVKSMALDIEELADQLGLGSKFYVIGFSMGGQVIWSCLKYIPHRLAGATLVAPVVNYWWSGFPTNLSKEAYHQQLPQDQWTLRVSHYASWLTYWWNTQKWFPSSSVITHSTDILSSQDKELLPKIVSTRNHRALVRQQGEYESLHRDLNIGFGTWEFSPMDLDNPFPNNEGSVHLWHGDEDRLVPVTLQRYIVQQLPWIHYHELPGAGHMFPHADGMSNNIVKALLVGEKETPS is encoded by the exons ATGGCAGGAGTTAATAGGAAAATATCAGCTGCATCAGCAAGAGCTCACACTAGAAGAGCCAAGGAAAACACTTCTTTCAAGCTTCCTTCAG GGATATTCACGAAGATACTGTTGGTCTTGTCTGTGGGGATTTTGGCATGGGCTTATCAGGCGATCCAGCCTCCTCTACCCAAGACATGCGGCTCTCCAGATGGTCTACCTGTCACTGCATCAAGAATAAAGCTGAAGGATGGAAGGCATTTGGCCTACAAAGAGCATGGTGTACCACGAGATAAAGCGAAGTACAAAATTGTCTTTGTCCATGGCTTTGATTGTTGTAGGCATGATGCTGTTGTTGCCACTACCCTGTCTCTg gaaattgttgaaactttaGGGGTCTACATTGTGTCTTTTGACAGACCAGGTTATGGAGAGAGTGACCCTAATCCAAGACGAACTGTAAAGAGTATGGCTTTGGATATAGAAGAGCTTGCTGATCAATTGGGACTGGGATCCAAGTTTTATGTAATTGGATTTTCTATGGGGGGGCAGGTGATTTGGAGCTGCCTCAAGTACATCCCTCACAG GTTAGCTGGGGCAACATTGGTAGCGCCAGTTGTCAACTACTGGTGGTCTGGTTTTCCTACAAACTTATCTAAAGAAGCATATCACCAACAGTTACCACAAGACCAATGGACACTTCGTGTGTCTCACTATGCTTCCTGGCTTACCTACTGGTGGAACACTCAAAAATGGTTCCCTAGTTCTAGCGTCATCACTCACAGTACTGATATTCTTTCTAGTCAGGACAAAGAACTCTTGCCCAAGATAGTCTCTACAAGGAATCACAGG GCACTAGTAAGACAGCAAGGTGAATACGAGTCCCTGCATCGTGACCTAAACATTGGATTTGGAACATGGGAATTCTCTCCAATGGATCTGGACAACCCCTTTCCTAATAATGAGGGCTCTGTGCACCTGTGGCATGGAGATGAAGATAGGCTTGTGCCTGTTACATTGCAACGCTACATCGTGCAACAACTCCCATGGATTCACTACCATGAACTACCTGGTGCAGGACATATGTTTCCACATGCGGATGGGATGTCTAATAACATAGTGAAGGCACTTTTGGTCGGTGAAAAGGAGACACCTTCGTAG